The Prunus persica cultivar Lovell chromosome G7, Prunus_persica_NCBIv2, whole genome shotgun sequence genome has a segment encoding these proteins:
- the LOC18770792 gene encoding auxin response factor 7 isoform X1 has protein sequence MKAPSNGFLATSGEGEQKRINSELWHACAGPLVSLPPVGSLVVYFPQGHSEQVAASMQKETDFIPNYPNLPSKLICMLHNVTLHADTETDEVYAQMTLQPVNKYEKEAILASDMGLKQSRQPSEFFCKTLTASDTSTHGGFSVPRRAAEKIFPPLDFSMQPPAQELMAKDLHDSAWTFRHIYRGQPKRHLLTTGWSVFVSTKRLFAGDSVLFIRDEKSQLLLGIRRANRQQPALSSSVMSSDSMHIGILAAAAHAAANNSPFTIFFNPRASPSEFVVPLAKYNKAMYTQVSLGMRFRMMFETEESGVRRYMGTITGISDMDTVRWKNSQWRNLQVGWDESTAGERPSRVSIWEIEPVVTPFYICPPPFFRPKFPKQPGMPDDESDIENAFKRAMPWLGDDFGMKSAPNSIFPGLSLVQWMNMQQNNQFSAAQSGYFPSMVPPTGLQNNLSTDDPSKLLSFQAPVLSAPGVQLNKSAPQNQVSQVQQPTVTWPQQQQQQQQQLQQLLHSPMNQQQQSHPQQQQLQQLLHSPMNQQQQNHAQQQQLQQLLQTPTSQQLQNYSHQQREQQQPQESQQLQQQQQLHQQQPQHQPQQQQQRQQQQQQQLQPTVVNNGVVAPNQIPGQNSHQPVMFSQLQQQQLQTGNTQSQQTVHSSSKNSFQFTTGSQDSQLQQQQLEPQPSLLQRQQQSAQLQQSSLQLLHSSMSQKVQQQPQVQQSSQQGISEQQLQLQLLQKLQQQQQQQQQQLLSPSSPLLQPQLLQQQLAHQQNQQLQQLPVSQHHQQQLSGNSFSADKLLNNNFSAPSLMQSQHISSVQPQSQHKPLTAIRSHSGLTEGDGPSCSTSPSTNNCQMSPSNFLNRNQQGTAMLLGDSVAEPASNLVQELQSKSDIRIKHEFPSSKGPDQIKYKGTITDQLEASSSGTSYCLDASTIQQNYALPTFCLDSDVQSHPRNSLPFSANIEGLAPDTLLSRGYDSQKDLQNLLSNYGGTPRDIETELSTAAISSQSFGAANLPFKPGCSSDVAINEAGVLSNGLWANQAQRMRTYTKVQKRGSVGRCIDVTRYKGYDELRHDLARMFGIEGQLEDPHRTDWKLVYVDHENDILLVGDDPWEEFVGCVQSIKILSSVEVQQMSLDGDLGNVPVPNQACSGSDSGNAWRAPYDDNSAASFNRNQK, from the exons ATGAAGGCTCCTTCAAATGGGTTTTTGGCGACTTCAGGGGAAG GAGAACAAAAGAGAATTAATTCAGAGTTATGGCATGCTTGTGCTGGGCCATTGGTTTCTTTGCCTCCAGTTGGAAGTCTTGTGGTGTACTTCCCTCAAGGCCACAGTGAGCAA GTTGCAGCATCAATGCAAAAGGAGACTGATTTCATACCCAACTACCCCAACCTTCCGTCAAAACTTATATGCATGCTTCATAATGTCACATTGCAT GCTGATACTGAAACAGATGAGGTCTACGCACAGATGACTCTCCAACCAGTAAACAAA TATGAGAAGGAAGCAATACTGGCATCTGACATGGGCCTCAAGCAAAGTAGGCAACCTTCTGAGTTTTTCTGCAAAACTCTTACAGCTAGTGACACGAGCACTCATGGTGGATTTTCCGTACCTCGTCGAGCAGCTGAGAAGATCTTCCCACCTCTA GATTTTTCAATGCAACCACCTGCCCAGGAGCTTATGGCAAAAGATTTGCATGACAGTGCATGGACGTTCAGACATATCTATCGAG GTCAACCAAAAAGGCACCTGCTGACTACTGGTTGGAGTGTTTTTGTTAGCACAAAAAGACTCTTCGCTGGAGATTCTGTTCTTTTTATAAG GGATGAAAAATCTCAGCTTCTCTTGGGTATAAGGCGTGCTAATAGACAGCAGCCAGCTCTCTCTTCATCAGTCATGTCCAGTGATAGCATGCATATCGGAATTCTTGCTGCTGCAGCTCATGCTGCTGCAAATAACAGTCCATTTACCATATTTTTCAACCCAAG GGCAAGCCCTTCTGAGTTTGTGGTACCTCTAGCCAAGTACAACAAAGCGATGTATACCCAAGTTTCACTTGGCATGCGATTCAGAATGATGTTTGAGACTGAAGAGTCAGGAGTACGCCGATACATGGGCACAATCACTGGCATTAGCGACATGGATACTGTTCGATGGAAAAATTCGCAGTGGCGCAATCTTCAG GTTGGATGGGATGAATCAACAGCTGGTGAACGGCCTAGCCGAGTTTCAATTTGGGAAATTGAGCCTGTTGTAACTCCTTTCTACATATGCCCTCCTCCATTTTTCAGACCTAAGTTTCCCAAACAACCGGGGATGCCAG ATGATGAATCCGACATAGAGAATGCTTTCAAGAGAGCCATGCCTTGGCTTGGAGATGACTTTGGCATGAAGAGTGCTCCAAACTCGATTTTCCCTGGTTTAAGTTTGGTGCAGTGGATGAACATGCAACAAAATAATCAGTTTTCAGCTGCTCAGTCTGGATATTTCCCATCCATGGTCCCTCCAACCGGCCTGCAAAATAACCTCAGTACTGATGATCCATCCAAGTTATTGAGTTTTCAAGCTCCAGTTCTGTCTGCGCCAGGTGTCCAGTTAAATAAATCAGCTCCACAAAACCAAGTAAGTCAAGTGCAACAGCCAACTGTGACATGGCcccaacagcagcagcagcagcaacagcagctCCAGCAATTATTGCATAGTCCTATGAACCAACAGCAGCAAAGTCATCCCCAACAGCAGCAGCTGCAGCAATTATTGCACTCTCCTATGAACCAACAGCAGCAAAATCACGCCCAACAGCAGCAGCTGCAACAATTATTGCAGACTCCTACGAGCCAACAGCTCCAGAATTACTCCCATCAGCAGCGGGAGCAGCAACAACCGCAAGAGTCTCAACagctgcagcagcagcagcagctacaTCAACAGCAGCCACAACAtcaaccacaacaacaacaacaacggcaacagcagcaacaacaacaattacaACCAACTGTTGTAAATAATGGTGTTGTTGCTCCTAATCAGATCCCAGGCCAAAATTCACACCAACCAGTTATGTTCTCCCAGCTTCAACAGCAGCAATTGCAAACAGGGAATACCCAATCCCAGCAAACTGTCCACTCTTCCAGTAAGAATTCATTTCAGTTCACAACAGGATCACAAGACTCACAGCTCCAGCAGCAGCAACTGGAACCACAACCAAGCCTCTTACAAAGGCAGCAGCAGTCAGCACAGTTGCAACAGTCCTCACTGCAATTGTTGCACTCGAGCATGTCGCAGAAAGTACAGCAGCAACCACAAGTGCAGCAATCGTCACAACAGGGCATCTCAGAGCAACAACTCCAATTACAGTTGCTACAGAAATTacagcaacagcagcagcagcagcagcaacagttACTCTCCCCATCAAGCCCACTTTTGCAACCCCAACTGTTACAGCAGCAGTTAGCCCATCAACAAAACCAGCAGTTACAACAGTTGCCTGTGTCTCAGCATCATCAACAACAGCTAAGCGGAAACAGCTTCTCAGCAGACAAACTTCTCAACAACAACTTCTCAGCTCCATCACTGATGCAGTCACAACATATATCTTCAGTCCAACCCCAGAGCCAGCACAAGCCACTTACAGCAATCAGAAGCCATTCTGGTCTTACAGAAGGAGACGGTCCATCATGTTCAACTTCCCCTTCTACTAATAACTGCCAGATGTCCCCATCAAACTTCTTGAACAGGAATCAGCAAGGAACAGCCATGTTGTTGGGGGATTCAGTGGCAGAACCTGCTAGTAATTTGGTTCAGGAGCTTCAAAGCAAGTCTGATATTCGAATTAAACATGAGTTTCCCAGCTCAAAGGGACCAGACcagataaaatataaaggtaCAATTACTGATCAGTTGGAAGCTTCATCATCTGGAACATCGTATTGTCTGGATGCTAGCACAATCCAGCAGAACTACGCACTCCCCACATTTTGTTTGGATAGTGATGTTCAATCACATCCTCGGAACAGTCTTCCTTTCTCAGCTAATATTGAGGGATTGGCACCTGACACTTTGTTGTCAAGGGGATATGACTCTCAAAAAGACCTCCAGAACTTACTGTCTAATTATGGTGGAACACCAAGAGATATTGAGACAGAGTTATCTACTGCTGCAATCAGCTCTCAGTCATTTGGGGCAGCAAACTTACCTTTCAAGCCTGGGTGCTCAAGTGATGTTGCCATAAATGAAGCTGGAGTTTTAAGCAATGGATTGTGGGCAAACCAGGCTCAACGCATGAGAACATATACAAAG GTTCAAAAGCGTGGATCTGTGGGAAGATGCATTGATGTCACCCGTTATAAAGGGTACGATGAGCTCAGGCACGATCTAGCTCGCATGTTTGGGATTGAAGGGCAACTAGAAGATCCACATAGGACTGACTGGAAACTAGTTTATGTGGATCATGAAAATGACATACTTCTTGTTGGTGATGATCCATGGGA GGAGTTTGTAGGCTGTGTCCAGAGTATAAAGATACTGTCATCCGTTGAAGTACAGCAGATGAGCTTGGATGGAGACCTGGGCAATGTTCCCGTCCCCAATCAAGCCTGTAGTGGAAGTGACAGTGGAAATGCATGGAGAGCGCCGTACGATGACAACTCTGCAGCCTCATTTAATCG CAATCAAAAATGA
- the LOC18770792 gene encoding auxin response factor 7 isoform X2, translating to MGLKQSRQPSEFFCKTLTASDTSTHGGFSVPRRAAEKIFPPLDFSMQPPAQELMAKDLHDSAWTFRHIYRGQPKRHLLTTGWSVFVSTKRLFAGDSVLFIRDEKSQLLLGIRRANRQQPALSSSVMSSDSMHIGILAAAAHAAANNSPFTIFFNPRASPSEFVVPLAKYNKAMYTQVSLGMRFRMMFETEESGVRRYMGTITGISDMDTVRWKNSQWRNLQVGWDESTAGERPSRVSIWEIEPVVTPFYICPPPFFRPKFPKQPGMPDDESDIENAFKRAMPWLGDDFGMKSAPNSIFPGLSLVQWMNMQQNNQFSAAQSGYFPSMVPPTGLQNNLSTDDPSKLLSFQAPVLSAPGVQLNKSAPQNQVSQVQQPTVTWPQQQQQQQQQLQQLLHSPMNQQQQSHPQQQQLQQLLHSPMNQQQQNHAQQQQLQQLLQTPTSQQLQNYSHQQREQQQPQESQQLQQQQQLHQQQPQHQPQQQQQRQQQQQQQLQPTVVNNGVVAPNQIPGQNSHQPVMFSQLQQQQLQTGNTQSQQTVHSSSKNSFQFTTGSQDSQLQQQQLEPQPSLLQRQQQSAQLQQSSLQLLHSSMSQKVQQQPQVQQSSQQGISEQQLQLQLLQKLQQQQQQQQQQLLSPSSPLLQPQLLQQQLAHQQNQQLQQLPVSQHHQQQLSGNSFSADKLLNNNFSAPSLMQSQHISSVQPQSQHKPLTAIRSHSGLTEGDGPSCSTSPSTNNCQMSPSNFLNRNQQGTAMLLGDSVAEPASNLVQELQSKSDIRIKHEFPSSKGPDQIKYKGTITDQLEASSSGTSYCLDASTIQQNYALPTFCLDSDVQSHPRNSLPFSANIEGLAPDTLLSRGYDSQKDLQNLLSNYGGTPRDIETELSTAAISSQSFGAANLPFKPGCSSDVAINEAGVLSNGLWANQAQRMRTYTKVQKRGSVGRCIDVTRYKGYDELRHDLARMFGIEGQLEDPHRTDWKLVYVDHENDILLVGDDPWEEFVGCVQSIKILSSVEVQQMSLDGDLGNVPVPNQACSGSDSGNAWRAPYDDNSAASFNRNQK from the exons ATGGGCCTCAAGCAAAGTAGGCAACCTTCTGAGTTTTTCTGCAAAACTCTTACAGCTAGTGACACGAGCACTCATGGTGGATTTTCCGTACCTCGTCGAGCAGCTGAGAAGATCTTCCCACCTCTA GATTTTTCAATGCAACCACCTGCCCAGGAGCTTATGGCAAAAGATTTGCATGACAGTGCATGGACGTTCAGACATATCTATCGAG GTCAACCAAAAAGGCACCTGCTGACTACTGGTTGGAGTGTTTTTGTTAGCACAAAAAGACTCTTCGCTGGAGATTCTGTTCTTTTTATAAG GGATGAAAAATCTCAGCTTCTCTTGGGTATAAGGCGTGCTAATAGACAGCAGCCAGCTCTCTCTTCATCAGTCATGTCCAGTGATAGCATGCATATCGGAATTCTTGCTGCTGCAGCTCATGCTGCTGCAAATAACAGTCCATTTACCATATTTTTCAACCCAAG GGCAAGCCCTTCTGAGTTTGTGGTACCTCTAGCCAAGTACAACAAAGCGATGTATACCCAAGTTTCACTTGGCATGCGATTCAGAATGATGTTTGAGACTGAAGAGTCAGGAGTACGCCGATACATGGGCACAATCACTGGCATTAGCGACATGGATACTGTTCGATGGAAAAATTCGCAGTGGCGCAATCTTCAG GTTGGATGGGATGAATCAACAGCTGGTGAACGGCCTAGCCGAGTTTCAATTTGGGAAATTGAGCCTGTTGTAACTCCTTTCTACATATGCCCTCCTCCATTTTTCAGACCTAAGTTTCCCAAACAACCGGGGATGCCAG ATGATGAATCCGACATAGAGAATGCTTTCAAGAGAGCCATGCCTTGGCTTGGAGATGACTTTGGCATGAAGAGTGCTCCAAACTCGATTTTCCCTGGTTTAAGTTTGGTGCAGTGGATGAACATGCAACAAAATAATCAGTTTTCAGCTGCTCAGTCTGGATATTTCCCATCCATGGTCCCTCCAACCGGCCTGCAAAATAACCTCAGTACTGATGATCCATCCAAGTTATTGAGTTTTCAAGCTCCAGTTCTGTCTGCGCCAGGTGTCCAGTTAAATAAATCAGCTCCACAAAACCAAGTAAGTCAAGTGCAACAGCCAACTGTGACATGGCcccaacagcagcagcagcagcaacagcagctCCAGCAATTATTGCATAGTCCTATGAACCAACAGCAGCAAAGTCATCCCCAACAGCAGCAGCTGCAGCAATTATTGCACTCTCCTATGAACCAACAGCAGCAAAATCACGCCCAACAGCAGCAGCTGCAACAATTATTGCAGACTCCTACGAGCCAACAGCTCCAGAATTACTCCCATCAGCAGCGGGAGCAGCAACAACCGCAAGAGTCTCAACagctgcagcagcagcagcagctacaTCAACAGCAGCCACAACAtcaaccacaacaacaacaacaacggcaacagcagcaacaacaacaattacaACCAACTGTTGTAAATAATGGTGTTGTTGCTCCTAATCAGATCCCAGGCCAAAATTCACACCAACCAGTTATGTTCTCCCAGCTTCAACAGCAGCAATTGCAAACAGGGAATACCCAATCCCAGCAAACTGTCCACTCTTCCAGTAAGAATTCATTTCAGTTCACAACAGGATCACAAGACTCACAGCTCCAGCAGCAGCAACTGGAACCACAACCAAGCCTCTTACAAAGGCAGCAGCAGTCAGCACAGTTGCAACAGTCCTCACTGCAATTGTTGCACTCGAGCATGTCGCAGAAAGTACAGCAGCAACCACAAGTGCAGCAATCGTCACAACAGGGCATCTCAGAGCAACAACTCCAATTACAGTTGCTACAGAAATTacagcaacagcagcagcagcagcagcaacagttACTCTCCCCATCAAGCCCACTTTTGCAACCCCAACTGTTACAGCAGCAGTTAGCCCATCAACAAAACCAGCAGTTACAACAGTTGCCTGTGTCTCAGCATCATCAACAACAGCTAAGCGGAAACAGCTTCTCAGCAGACAAACTTCTCAACAACAACTTCTCAGCTCCATCACTGATGCAGTCACAACATATATCTTCAGTCCAACCCCAGAGCCAGCACAAGCCACTTACAGCAATCAGAAGCCATTCTGGTCTTACAGAAGGAGACGGTCCATCATGTTCAACTTCCCCTTCTACTAATAACTGCCAGATGTCCCCATCAAACTTCTTGAACAGGAATCAGCAAGGAACAGCCATGTTGTTGGGGGATTCAGTGGCAGAACCTGCTAGTAATTTGGTTCAGGAGCTTCAAAGCAAGTCTGATATTCGAATTAAACATGAGTTTCCCAGCTCAAAGGGACCAGACcagataaaatataaaggtaCAATTACTGATCAGTTGGAAGCTTCATCATCTGGAACATCGTATTGTCTGGATGCTAGCACAATCCAGCAGAACTACGCACTCCCCACATTTTGTTTGGATAGTGATGTTCAATCACATCCTCGGAACAGTCTTCCTTTCTCAGCTAATATTGAGGGATTGGCACCTGACACTTTGTTGTCAAGGGGATATGACTCTCAAAAAGACCTCCAGAACTTACTGTCTAATTATGGTGGAACACCAAGAGATATTGAGACAGAGTTATCTACTGCTGCAATCAGCTCTCAGTCATTTGGGGCAGCAAACTTACCTTTCAAGCCTGGGTGCTCAAGTGATGTTGCCATAAATGAAGCTGGAGTTTTAAGCAATGGATTGTGGGCAAACCAGGCTCAACGCATGAGAACATATACAAAG GTTCAAAAGCGTGGATCTGTGGGAAGATGCATTGATGTCACCCGTTATAAAGGGTACGATGAGCTCAGGCACGATCTAGCTCGCATGTTTGGGATTGAAGGGCAACTAGAAGATCCACATAGGACTGACTGGAAACTAGTTTATGTGGATCATGAAAATGACATACTTCTTGTTGGTGATGATCCATGGGA GGAGTTTGTAGGCTGTGTCCAGAGTATAAAGATACTGTCATCCGTTGAAGTACAGCAGATGAGCTTGGATGGAGACCTGGGCAATGTTCCCGTCCCCAATCAAGCCTGTAGTGGAAGTGACAGTGGAAATGCATGGAGAGCGCCGTACGATGACAACTCTGCAGCCTCATTTAATCG CAATCAAAAATGA
- the LOC18770253 gene encoding 20 kDa chaperonin, chloroplastic, which produces MATSQLTASSISARNLASFEGLRPSNLKFGSPVGVSLVSHRSFRGLVVKAATTVAPKYTSIKPLGDRVLVKIKTVEEKTGGGILLPTSAQTKPQGGEVVAVGEGKTIGKTKVGISVQTGAEVVYSKYAGTEVEFNGSKHLILKDDDIVGILETEDVKDLKPLNDRVLIKVAEVEEMTPGGLLLTEASKEKPSIGTVIAVGPGTLDEEGNKKPLSISEGSTVLYSKYAGNDFKGKDGSEYIALRASDVIAILS; this is translated from the exons ATGGCCACATCTCAGCTGACAGCGTCGTCAATCTCGGCGAGGAACTTGGCGTCATTTGAAGGCCTCAGACCTTCAAACCTCAAGTTTGGGTCTCCAGTAGGAGTCTCACTTGTAAGCCACAGGTCCTTCCGTGGTCTCGTCGTCAAGGCTGCCACAACGGTCGCTCCCAAG TACACTTCGATTAAGCCTTTAGGTGACAGAGTGCTTGTGAAGATCAAAACCGTGGAAGAGAAAACTGGTGGTGGAATCTTACTCCCAACCAGTGCTCAGACAAAGCCTCAAGGAGGTGAGGTGGTTGCTGTTGGAGAGGGTAAAACAATTGGGAAGACCAAAGTGGGCATCAGTGTTCAG ACTGGTGCCGAAGTTGTCTACTCCAAGTATGCTGGGACAGAGGTAGAGTTCAATGGTTCTAAGCATCTTATACTAAAGGATGATGACATAGTTGGTATTCTTGAAACCGAAGATGTGAAGGATCTCAAGCCTCTGAATGATAGAGTCTTAATCAAG GTTGCTGAGGTTGAGGAAATGACTCCTGGAGGCTTGTTGCTGACAGAGGCAAGCAAGGAGAAACCTTCGATTGGCACG GTGATTGCTGTTGGACCTGGTACTCTTGATGAGGAAGGAAACAAGAAACCATTATCCATTTCTGAGGGGAGCACTGTTTTGTACTCCAAGTATGCAGGAAATGACTTCAAAGGCAAAGATGGTTCCGAGTACATAGCTTTAAGAGCTTCGGATGTCATTGCCATACTTTCTTAG
- the LOC18771728 gene encoding ethylene-responsive transcription factor ERF017 codes for MVKQQQTIGKPSERNDFKYKGVRKRKWGKWVSEIRLPNSRERIWLGSYDSAEKAARAFDAALFCLRGRTAKFNFPDNPPDISGGRTLSRAEIQAEAARFANSEPQTTQHHSDHSMSELQTESQSQSPSPSVSEGSGTVPMDSDFQVTQNDSFSDLFRSFGSGNYATEYGLFPGFDELNGQFFSPATTEPTTGVDYYAEENLDGVTPGQGSFLWNF; via the coding sequence aTGGTGAAGCAGCAGCAGACCATCGGGAAGCCCTCGGAGCGAAACGACTTCAAGTACAAGGGAGTACGGAAGCGCAAGTGGGGCAAATGGGTATCCGAAATCCGCCTACCCAACAGCCGCGAGCGAATCTGGCTTGGCTCCTACGACTCCGCCGAGAAGGCGGCTCGAGCTTTCGACGCCGCGCTTTTCTGCCTGCGCGGCCGCACCGCCAAGTTTAATTTCCCCGACAACCCGCCCGATATTTCGGGCGGTCGGACGCTCAGCCGGGCAGAGATCCAGGCCGAGGCGGCAAGGTTTGCAAATTCGGAGCCTCAGACAACCCAGCACCACTCGGATCATTCGATGTCGGAGTTGCAGACGGAGTCTCAGTCTCAGTCTCCATCCCCGTCGGTGTCGGAGGGGAGTGGAACCGTCCCGATGGACAGTGATTTTCAAGTGACTCAAAACGATTCGTTTTCGGATCTTTTTAGGTCGTTCGGGTCGGGTAATTACGCAACGGAATACGGGTTGTTTCCGGGATTTGATGAGCTGAATGGGCAGTTTTTCAGTCCAGCAACGACAGAGCCAACGACAGGCGTTGATTACTACGCGGAAGAGAACTTGGACGGCGTTACACCGGGTCAGGGGTCTTTCCTCTGGAATTTCTAA
- the LOC18771734 gene encoding beta-galactosidase 15: MWPDLIRKSKEGGLDAIETYVFWNVHEPVRRQYDFTGNLDLVRFLKTVQDEGLYAVLRIGPYVCAEWNYGGLPVWLHNLPGCEIRTANDVYMSEMKNFTTLIVNMMKKEKLFASQGGPIIIAQIENEYGNVQSYYGDAGKAYMNWCSNFAQSLDIGVPWIMCQQSDAPQPMINTCNGWYCENFKPNNDNSPKMWTENWTGWFKSWGGKDPLRTAEDLAFSVARFFQTGGTFQNYYMYHGGTNFGRTAAAYITTTYDYDAPLDEYGNLNQPKWGHLKQLHEILKSMEYTLTHGNITTIDFGNSVSATMYATNDSASCFFGNANSSTDHTITFQGNKYTIPAWSVSILPDCKTEGYNTAKVNTQTSFKVKMMNKAEDEPESLGWLWRPENIDDTRLQGKGEVTANKLMDQKEVAADASDYLWYMTSVYLNKDDPIWSGNMTLKINATGFILHAYVNGEYLGSEWAKYNDYNYVFEKNVKLNPGKNVISLLSATVGFPNYGGGFEVINTGVPGPVVLVGQNGDEMVIKDLSAHKWSYEVGLHGLKNQLFSTDSRYAAKWSAENLPINRMMTWYKTTFKAPLGTDPVVVDLQGLGKGHAWVNGNSLGRYWPSYLAKEDGCSLEACDYRGSYDNNKCVFNCGKPTQRWYHVPRSFMQDGENTLVLFEEFGGNPSLVNFQTVTTGTVCANAYEKHTLELACQGRPISSIKFASFGNPQGRCGSFEKGSCDANNVLSIIQNECVGKEKCSIDVSESKLGSANCGASVKRLAVEAVC, translated from the exons ATGTGGCCAGACTTGATTAGGAAGTCAAAGGAGGGTGGACTAGATGCCATTGAGACTTATGTCTTTTGGAATGTGCATGAACCAGTTCGTCGCCAGTATGATTTTACTGGTAATCTCGATCTTGTTAGGTTTCTTAAAACCGTTCAAGACGAAGGACTGTATGCTGTTCTTCGTATCGGTCCATACGTTTGTGCTGAATGGAACTATGG AGGACTTCCTGTTTGGCTGCATAATCTGCCCGGATGTGAGATTCGAACTGCTAATGATGTTTACATG AGTGAGATGAAGAATTTTACCACGTTGATCGTTAATATGATGAAAAAGGAGAAACTTTTTGCATCCCAAGGTGGCCCAATTATTATTGCTCag aTTGAGAATGAATATGGTAATGTgcaatcatattatggagaTGCTGGCAAAGCATATATGAACTGGTGCTCAAATTTTGCCCAATCTCTTGACATTGGAGTTCCATGGATTATGTGCCAACAAAGTGATGCTCCCCAACCAATG ATAAACACATGCAATGGCTGGTACTGTGaaaatttcaaaccaaatAATGACAATAGCCCTAAAATGTGGACTGAGAATTGGACTGGCTG GTTCAAGAGCTGGGGTGGTAAAGACCCACTTAGGACCGCTGAGGATCTTGCCTTCTCTGTTGCAAGATTTTTTCAGACCGGAGGAACTTTCCAGAATTATTACATG TATCATGGTGGAACAAACTTCGGTCGAACAGCAGCTGCATATATTACCACAACTtatgattatgatgctccTCTTGATGAATACG GTAACTTGAACCAACCTAAATGGGGGCATTTGAAGCAACTTCATGAGATTCTGAAATCAATGGAGTATACTCTCACCCATGGCAATATTACCACCATCGATTTTGGAAACTCTGTTTCa gCCACAATGTATGCAACAAATGATTCAGCAAGCTGCTTTTTTGGCAATGCAAATTCCAGCACTGATCATACAATCACTTTCCAAGGAAACAAATACACCATTCCCGCTTGGTCTGTTAGCATTCTTCCTGATTGCAAAACTGAAGGATATAACACTGCAAAG gTGAACACACAAACATCTTTTAAGGTGAAAATGATGAACAAGGCTGAGGATGAACCTGAATCTCTTGGCTGGCTGTGGAGGCCTGAAAACATTGATGACACAAGACTTCAAGGAAAGGGAGAAGTTACTGCAAATAAACTCATGGATCAGAAGGAGGTTGCAGCTGATGCCAGTGATTACCTTTGGTACATGACAAG TGTTTATCTCAACAAAGACGATCCAATCTGGAGTGGGAACATGACTCTAAAGATCAATGCCACTGGTTTTATCCTTCATGCATATGTTAATGGAGAATATCTTG GTTCTGAATGGGCTAAATACAATGACTACAATTatgtttttgagaaaaatgtcAAGTTAAACCCCGGAAAGAACGTGATTTCCTTGCTGAGTGCCACCGTTGGATTTCCG AACTATGGAGGTGGATTTGAAGTGATAAATACTGGAGTTCCTGGTCCTGTTGTTTTGGTGGGACAAAATGGTGATGAAATGGTGATCAAGGATTTATCAGCACACAAATGGTCATACGAGGTTGGGCTACATGGCTTGAAGAACCAGCTCTTTAGCACCGATTCTCGTTACGCTGCTAAATGGTCAGCCGAAAACCTACCAATTAACAGGATGATGACATGGTACAAG ACAACTTTCAAAGCTCCTCTGGGAACTGATCCAGTTGTTGTGGACCTGCAAGGGTTAGGCAAGGGCCATGCTTGGGTCAATGGCAATAGCCTTGGGAGATATTGGCCAAGCTATTTGGCTAAGGAAGATGGTTGTAGCCTTGAAGCTTGTGACTACCGTGGCTCATACGATAACAACAAGTGTGTCTTCAATTGTGGCAAACCTACTCAGAGATG GTATCACGTTCCGCGATCGTTTATGCAAGACGGTGAGAACACTCTGGTTTTGTTTGAGGAATTTGGTGGCAACCCATCTCTTGTGAATTTCCAAACCGTCACAACTGGAACAGTGTGTGCAAATGCCTATGAGAAGCACACATTGGAATTGGCATGCCAAGGTcgtccaatttcatcaatcaaGTTTGCTAGTTTTGGCAACCCACAAGGCAGATGTGGATCATTTGAGAAAGGAAGCTGTGATGCTAATAATGTATTGTCTATCATTCAAAAT GAATGTGTGGGCAAGGAGAAGTGCTCGATCGATGTTTCAGAGAGCAAACTTGGATCAGCAAATTGTGGTGCTTCTGTTAAGAGGCTGGCTGTGGAAGCTGTTTGCTAG